CTCCTCACCAAGCTCGACGGCAACGACGAACTCGACCAACTGCTGCAGGAAGTCGTGAACGACCCGAAGGGCTTGAGCGAAATCCGCGCGGCCCATCCGCAGGATGCCGCGCCGGCACAACTGCCGTCGCCCGGCGCCGCGCCGGAATCGCCCGGCGAAACGCCGTCTGCCTGAGCTGTCACGCGAGGAGAAAAACATGTCTGATATACAGGCCGCCCCGCAGGCGGCACAGGTCACGCTGCTCGATCGCATCGTGCACGATGGCCACATGGCGCAATACGAAGAACAGCAGCAGCATGCGCGCGAACTGCTCGCCGAGTTCGCGCTGCAGGTGCTCGACAAGAACATGACCATCAGCCGCGACACGGTGGCGATGATCAATCACCATATCAGCAAGATCGACGAGCTGATCAGCGAGCAGCTCAACGAGGTTCTGCATCACCCCGACATGCAGGCGCTCGAATCGACGTGGCGCGGTCTGCATTTCCTCGTCAAGGGATCCGAAACGAGTTCGCGCCTGAAGCTGCGGCTGTTGAACGCCTCGAAGCAGGATCTGCAGAACGACCTCGAGAAGGCGATCGACGTCGACACGAGCGCGCTCTTCAAGAAGGTCTATGAAGAGGAATACGGTACGTTCGGCGGCCATCCGTTTAGCGTGCTCGTCGGCGATTACTACTTCACGCGCCAGACCCCGGACATCAGCCTGCTCGAAAAGCTCGCGTCGGTTGCGGCGGCCGCGCATGCGCCGTTCATTTCGGCCGCGCATCCGCAGCTCTTCGACATGACGAGTTTCACGGAACTCGGCGTGCCGCGCGATCTCTCGAAGATCTTCGAAACGATCGACATGCATCGCTGGCGCGCATTCCGCAAGAGCGAGGATTCGCGCTACGTCGCGCTCGTGCTGCCGCACGTCCTCATGCGCCGCCCGTACCATCCGGACAGCAATCCGGTCGAAGGCATGAACTTCTTCGAGGACGTGGACGGCACGGACCACTCGAAGTACCTGTGGGGCAACGCCGCCTATACGCTCGCGCAGCGCATCACCAACGCGTTTGCGCAATACAGCTGGTGCGCTGCGATTCGCGGCGTGGAAGGCGGCGGCGCCGTCGAGCGGCTACCCGATCACATCTTCCAGACGGCCTCGGGCGACAAGGCCATGAAATGCCCGACCGAGGTGGCCATTACCGACCGCCGCGAAAAGGAACTCGACGCGCTCGGCTTCATCGCGCTCGTGCACAAGAAGAATGAAGGCCTTGCGGTGTTCTTCGGCGGCCAGACGGCGAACCAGCCGGTCGCGTACAACACGGCGGAAGCGACCGCGAACGCGCGCATTTCGGCGATGTTGCCGTATATCCTCGCGGCTTCGCGCTTTGCGCACTACATCAAGGCCATCATGCGCGACAAGGTGGGCAGCTTCATGACGCGCGATAACGTGCGCAGCTACCTGAACACGTGGATTGCCGACTACGTGCTCGTCAACGATAACGCGCCGCAAGAAATCAAGGCGCAGTATCCGCTGCGAGAGGCGCGCGTCGACGTGACCGAAGTGCCCGGCAAACCAGGCGCGTATCGCGCGACGGTGTTCCTGCGGCCGCACTTCCAGCTCGAGGAACTCACCGCGTCGATCCGGCTCGTCGCAACGCTGCCGCCGCCGGCGGCCGCATGATCGGCAAGTCGTCCGCAGGACATCGGCGCATAGTCGCCACCTCAATCCACTGAACGCGCGCGGAGCCGCCATCGCGGCCCGTGCGGTTCTCTCTGCTTCGGGAGCAGCACACCATGGATTCGATCGTTCTCGATCTCGGTGAAGACATCAAAGGCGAATGCGTACTGGAGGGCTACAAGGACAAGATCGAGTTGATGTCGTACAGCCACAATGTGGCCATGCAGGTGACCAACGACGTCAGCAATTCGGAGCGCACGTCGGGCAAGCCGCATGTCGGTGAGTTCACCGTTACGAAGTTCATCGACGTCTCCACGCCGACGCTCAACGAATACTGCTGCGGCGGCAAAGCCATCGCCACGGCGAAGGTCGTGGTGGGCCGCAACGCTGCGGAAAGCGACGGCAAGATCATGCCGTTCATCACCTATACCCTCGACAACGTGGTGCTGAGTAACGTCAGCGTTTCTGGCGGTGCGGGCGGCAAGCCCGTCGAAACACTTTCGCTGAACTTCACCAAGATCAAGTGGGAAATGACGGCACAGAAAGACGACGGGTCCAAGGAGGGTACGGCGGCATCGACGTGGGACATGGCCGCCAACAAGCTCGATAAGTAAAGTCCAGGTCGCCCGTCCATGCCGGACAGCCGTTCTCGCACACTCATCGCGCCGATGCCGCTCTTCGAGCGGCTGGCCGATGACGCGCCATTCGAGCGCGAGGAGCGGGTTGGCGAACCCGCTGCACGCATGCTCGATGCGGATGGACTGCGCGCATCGGTCCGCGCCGAGCTACTGCGGCTTCTGAACACGCGCCGTGGCAAGCCGCGCGTACCGCGTGCACCTGATGTGCTGCTTTACGGCTTGCCCGACTGGAGTGCGAAGGATGCAGCGCGCGCCGAGGACCGGGCGGTGATCGAGCGCGAGATAGCCGTTGCCATCCGTGTGTTCGAGCCGCGTCTGCGCGGTCCGCGCGTGAAGATCGAGCCCGAAGCAGGCACACCTTGGCGCCTGTGCCTGCGCGTCATGGGAACGTTGCGCGGTAACGATGGCGTGGAGCATCCCGTGACCTACGTCGCCGGTTTGGACGGCGATATGCAGTCCATCGGAATTGTTGATGAACGACTCGCTTGACGAAGAACTGCTCGACTACTATCAGCGCGAGCTGATCTGGCTGCGCCATGCGAGCGAGAGCTTTGCCGAGCGATATCCGAAGATCGCGCGCCGGCTCGAACTGGGGTCCGGTGAAAGCGCCGATCCGCACGTCGAGCGTCTGATTGAGAGCTTTGCAGTCCTGACGGCGCGCATCCAGCGCACACTCGACGACGAATACGCCACCCTCACCGACGGCCTGCTCGAACAGCTTTATCCGTACGCTTCCCGGCCGGTGCCGTCCATGACGATCGCGCACTTCGAGCCGGATCCGACGCAAGGCAGCATCGCTACCGGTTACCGCGTGCCGCGCGGCACGCCGCTGCTGCACGTCGACGCGAGCGGCACGGCAATCCACTGGCGCACGAGTTCCGAGGTCACGCTCTGGCCGCTCGCGCTCGATGCAGCGCACCTGCTCAATGCGGAAGAAGCTCAGGCGCTCACGGGCGATGCCTCGCTGCAATCTGCGCTGCGCCTCACACTGCGCGCCACCGGAGCATTTCCGCTCGGTGCGCTCCCGATCGAGCGTCTTCGCGTTCGGCTGGCGGGTTCGCCCGTGACCGCCGCGGCGCTTTACGATCTGCTGGGCGCGCACAGCGCCGCTTCCTGGCTGCGAACGCCGGATGGCACGCTGCACGGCCAGCTCGGCGTGCCCGCTCCGGTCGGTTTCGGCGAGGAAGACGCGCTGCTGCCGCTCGAAGACGGCGCGCATCCGGCATGCCGTCTGCTCGTTGAGTATTTCGCGTTTCCCGAGAAATTTACCTTCTTCGATTTGCCATTCGCGCCGCCGCCGCAGGCGAGCGAGCGCGTCGAACTGGTTATTGGCTTCACGGCGGCACCGCGCGGGCGCTTGACACTGCATCCGCACGATTTCACGCTCGGCTGCA
This is a stretch of genomic DNA from Paraburkholderia sp. HP33-1. It encodes these proteins:
- the tssC gene encoding type VI secretion system contractile sheath large subunit; protein product: MSDIQAAPQAAQVTLLDRIVHDGHMAQYEEQQQHARELLAEFALQVLDKNMTISRDTVAMINHHISKIDELISEQLNEVLHHPDMQALESTWRGLHFLVKGSETSSRLKLRLLNASKQDLQNDLEKAIDVDTSALFKKVYEEEYGTFGGHPFSVLVGDYYFTRQTPDISLLEKLASVAAAAHAPFISAAHPQLFDMTSFTELGVPRDLSKIFETIDMHRWRAFRKSEDSRYVALVLPHVLMRRPYHPDSNPVEGMNFFEDVDGTDHSKYLWGNAAYTLAQRITNAFAQYSWCAAIRGVEGGGAVERLPDHIFQTASGDKAMKCPTEVAITDRREKELDALGFIALVHKKNEGLAVFFGGQTANQPVAYNTAEATANARISAMLPYILAASRFAHYIKAIMRDKVGSFMTRDNVRSYLNTWIADYVLVNDNAPQEIKAQYPLREARVDVTEVPGKPGAYRATVFLRPHFQLEELTASIRLVATLPPPAAA
- a CDS encoding Hcp family type VI secretion system effector encodes the protein MDSIVLDLGEDIKGECVLEGYKDKIELMSYSHNVAMQVTNDVSNSERTSGKPHVGEFTVTKFIDVSTPTLNEYCCGGKAIATAKVVVGRNAAESDGKIMPFITYTLDNVVLSNVSVSGGAGGKPVETLSLNFTKIKWEMTAQKDDGSKEGTAASTWDMAANKLDK
- the tssE gene encoding type VI secretion system baseplate subunit TssE, which codes for MPDSRSRTLIAPMPLFERLADDAPFEREERVGEPAARMLDADGLRASVRAELLRLLNTRRGKPRVPRAPDVLLYGLPDWSAKDAARAEDRAVIEREIAVAIRVFEPRLRGPRVKIEPEAGTPWRLCLRVMGTLRGNDGVEHPVTYVAGLDGDMQSIGIVDERLA
- the tssF gene encoding type VI secretion system baseplate subunit TssF, whose translation is MNDSLDEELLDYYQRELIWLRHASESFAERYPKIARRLELGSGESADPHVERLIESFAVLTARIQRTLDDEYATLTDGLLEQLYPYASRPVPSMTIAHFEPDPTQGSIATGYRVPRGTPLLHVDASGTAIHWRTSSEVTLWPLALDAAHLLNAEEAQALTGDASLQSALRLTLRATGAFPLGALPIERLRVRLAGSPVTAAALYDLLGAHSAASWLRTPDGTLHGQLGVPAPVGFGEEDALLPLEDGAHPACRLLVEYFAFPEKFTFFDLPFAPPPQASERVELVIGFTAAPRGRLTLHPHDFTLGCTPAINLFSRSSEPIRPDGTMREMRVSPDAHRESSTEIYSLSNVRIVAGRTVNDVPPWHGAGHGVASDVYWHARRVTGLHPSRPGSDVMLTFVDTRFDPALPAQRTLTAELLCTNRHLAHRLAPGTALSFEVPGPVASVRLAHRPTRQITATLDGSSRWRLVSQLVLNHVSLVEGPQALRTLREMLVLHNPGNEAPAQRQIAGIAGVSSEAIVAHVGTDVWRGWRNGLRVRIELDEAQFVGASPVLFSGVLAHFFSLYASVNRFVQTVLVCDGREIHTWRPMTGSPLAL